Proteins from a genomic interval of Phlebotomus papatasi isolate M1 chromosome 3, Ppap_2.1, whole genome shotgun sequence:
- the LOC129806172 gene encoding uncharacterized protein LOC129806172 — MTTAIEDHLVDTKLSTLWLWGEFIGVILILCLIIILISIRRGHGMITSNRFKKSRILITNGTSLLSRELHHQLSTRHQCQVVLVSDSKDTTSTVQKFDLTNGNVVNLNCDMLCHQQMNSLAEYVWNELGSVDAIIDVEEEVQSDDVCDVVQQTGTNIQRFLNLVTNFAPKMHQCGGGQMVTVRSNINAAGACISSRSDVLNLMQLTHNQATNFIVNIQLTTIFLNNQGSTFNVGGLMHYLGVTSELTMAEVADRMIRGLQTGKDNLEIKSRRSLIDFIVRKLRKQDNSELLCNSNISTSLKNCQ, encoded by the exons ATGACAACAGCGATTGAAGATCATTTAGTGGACACTAAATTGTCCACTCTCTGGCTCTGGGGAGAATTTATCGGTGTAATTCTTATTCTTTGCCTCATCATAATTCTCATATCAATCCGAAGGGGACATGGAATGATTACGTCGAATCGTTTTAAGAAATCTCGCATTCTG ATCACCAATGGCACTTCCCTCTTGTCGCGGGAACTCCATCATCAACTGTCCACGCGTCATCAGTGCCAAGTGGTTCTCGTGTCCGACTCCAAAGATACCACGAGCACCGTGCAGAAGTTCGATCTGACAAATGGGAATGTGGTGAATCTCAACTGTGACATGTTGTGCCATCAGCAGATGAATTCCCTGGCAGAGTATGTTTGGAATGAGCTGGGTTCTGTGGATGCCATCATCGACGTTGAGGAGGAAGTGCAATCTGATGATGTTTGTGATGTTGTTCAGCAAACTGGAACAAATATTCAGCGTTTCTTGAAT CTCGTAACGAATTTCGCCCCGAAAATGCATCAATGCGGTGGCGGTCAAATGGTCACGGTTAGGAGCAATATCAATGCAGCTGGAGCTTGTATCTCCAGTCGCAGTGATGTACTCAATCTGATGCAGCTGACACACAATCAAGCCACCAATTTCATCGTCAACATCCAGCTGACGACGATATTTCTCAACAATCAAGGAAGCACCTTCAATGTTGGCGGTTTAATGCATTACCTGGGCGTCACGTCCGAACTGACAATGGCTGAGGTGGCTGATCGCATGATCAGAGGGCTCCAAACGGGCAAGGACAATTTAGAGATCAAGTCGAGAAGAAGTCTGATAGATTTTATTGTAAG GAAACTAAGAAAACAGGACAACTCCGAGCTACTTTGCAATTCCAATATATCAACATCATTGAAAAATTGTCAATGA
- the LOC129806173 gene encoding uncharacterized protein C9orf85 homolog, protein MSTRRGATTRTRPQKHKNHTAFRNDLHDKNLPKTKFINSIQVSEVCERCRGVIEWKIKYKKYKPLSQPKTCIKCGNRTVKAAYHVMCRECALTLKVCAKCNKSPEDGGILPPVPTPQERMKLDTEMQQMIKRLPERKRRTFLRFMNKGKKTEKEEANEENPSVDQEDSDQPVQSTSTKDPPPAIPHTRDELLEKIRSLNLVSDEDSGSDSDDKSFDSNISYYSQSTSSNFEYEMHR, encoded by the exons ATGAGCACTCGGCGTGGAGCAACCACGCGTACAAGGCCCCAAAAACACAAGAATCACACGGCTTTCCGGAATGATTTGCATGACAAAAATCTGCCCAAGACAAAGTTCATAAACTCCATCCAAGTGTCTGAGGTGTGTGAACGCTGTCGGGGTGTAATTGAATGGAAAATCAAGTACAAGAAGTATAAGCCGCTCTCGCAGCCAAAAACATGCATCAA GTGTGGCAATCGCACCGTGAAGGCGGCATATCACGTCATGTGCAGAGAATGTGCATTGACGCTGAAAGTCTGTGCGAAGTGTAATAAATCACCGGAGGATGGAGGAATTTTGCCACCGGTCCCTACGCCCCAGGAACGCATGAAGCTGGACACGGAGATGCAGCAGATGATCAAGAGGCTGCCAGAGCGAAAGAGAAGGACATTCCTGAGATTCATGAACAAGGGGAAGAAGACTGAAAAGGAGGAAGCAAATGAGGAAAATCCTTCAGTCGACCAGGAAGATTCAGATCAACCAGTCCAATCTACATCTACCAAAGATCCTCCTCCAGCCATTCCTCACACTCGTGATGAATTGCTAGAGAAGATCCGATCACTGAATTTGGTTTCCGATGAAGATTCTGGAAGTGATTCTGATGATAAATCCTTCGATTCTAATATTTCCTACTATTCTCAAAGTACTTCGagtaattttgaatatgaaatgCACCGGTAA